A single Primulina eburnea isolate SZY01 chromosome 11, ASM2296580v1, whole genome shotgun sequence DNA region contains:
- the LOC140805064 gene encoding ribose-phosphate pyrophosphokinase 4: MERPQKKQVFLFYCEEAEELARKIAAQSDLIRLQSINWRSFDDGFPNLFIKNAQDIRGQHVAFLASFSSTAVIFEQLSVIYALPMLFAASFAVVLPFFPTGSFERIEEEGDVATAFTLARMLSNTPISRGGPTSLVIYDIHALQERFYFSDTILPLFETGIPLLKHRLHQLPESDKIVVAFPDDGAWKRFHKLLDQFPMVICNKVREGDKRIVRIKEGNPSGCHVVIVDDLVQSGGTLIECQKVLASHGAAKVSAYVTHAVFPKKSWDRFVHKSEDLEKAFTHFWITDSCMNTVKAISNKPPFEVLSLAGSIADALQI, encoded by the exons ATGGAGAGACCACAGAAGAAGCAAGTGTTCCTCTTCTATTGTGAGGAGGCTGAGGAATTGGCGCGTAAAATAGCTGCTCAATCGGACCTCATCCGCCTTCAATCCATTAACTGGAG GAGCTTCGATGATGGGTTTCCAAATCTTTTCATAAAGAATGCACAAGACATTCGAGGCCAGCATGTTGCCTTTTTAGCATCTTTCAGTTCAACTGCAGTCATTTTTGAACAGCTTTCGGTGATCTATGCACTTCCTATGTTGTTTGCTGCATCGTTTGCTGTGGTGCTACCTTTCTTTCCAACTGGTTcctttgaaagaattgaagaggAAGGAGATGTTGCTACAGCATTTACCTTGGCTAGAATGCTATCAAACACTCCTATCTCAAGGGGTGGTCCCACCAGTTTAGTTATCTATGATATACATGCGTTGCAG GAAAGATTTTATTTTAGCGACACGATTTTGCCCTTGTTTGAGACTGGGATTCCACTCTTGAAGCACCGGCTTCACCAGCTTCCTGAATCTGACAAG ATAGTTGTTGCGTTTCCAGATGATGGAGCTTGGAAACGATTCCACAAGCTGTTGGATCAGTTCCCTATG GTTATTTGCAACAAGGTTCGTGAAGGGGACAAAAGAATAGTTAGGATAAAAGAGGGTAATCCGTCTGGATGCCATGTTGTCATTGTTGATGACTTGGTGCAATCTGGTGGGACCCTAATTGAGTGTCAG AAAGTGTTGGCTTCTCACGGTGCAGCAAAGGTGAGTGCCTACGTAACTCATGCCGTGTTTCCAAAGAAGTCTTGGGATCGCTTTGTTCACAAGAGTGAAG ACTTGGAGAAGGCGTTCACCCATTTCTGGATCACGGATTCTTGCATGAACACTGTGAAGGCCATCTCCAATAAGCCACCTTTCGAAGTTTTGAGTCTTGCGGGATCCATAGCCGATGCTCTCCAAATCTGA
- the LOC140805342 gene encoding uncharacterized protein, translated as MLAYDLPADAIDEYIQLGESTAIHCMQPFCRAIVEVFAEQYLRSPTANDVARLLYIGKQRGFPGMLRSLDCMHWRWKNCHTAGTGQYAGRSGSSTIILEAVADYYLWI; from the coding sequence ATGCTAGCATATGACTTACCTGCTGATGCTATTGATGAATACATCCAATTAGGAGAATCTACTGCAATTCATTGTATGCAACCCTTTTGTCGAGCTATAGTGGAAGTTTTTGCGGAGCAGTATTTGAGATCACCTACTGCCAATGATGTTGCCAGACTTCTCTATATTGGCAAACAACGAGGTTTTCCTGGAATGTTGAGAAGTCTTGACTGTATGCATTGGAGGTGGAAAAATTGTCACACGGCTGGGACGGGACAATATGCAGGTCGTAGTGGTTCTTCAACAATCATTTTAGAAGCGGTAGCTGATTACTATCTTTGGATATGA
- the LOC140804991 gene encoding probable bifunctional methylthioribulose-1-phosphate dehydratase/enolase-phosphatase E1 has translation MASTSLAYLESSRVKGTKTLISELCRQFYHLGWVSGTGGSVAVRVHDDSIPRQRQQQQQQQQQLIVMSPSGVQKERMENDDMYVLSSSGSVLSEPLAKPWPYKPPKCSDSSPVFLKAFELRDAGAVIHSHGMESCLVTMINPLSKEFRITHMEMIKGIQGHGYYDELVVPIIENTAHERELTDSISEAIKAYPKTTAVLVRNHGIYIWGDSWISAKTQAECYHYLFDAAIKLHQLGLDWSTPSHGPIHRLNGVVGSHQNANIFPKAGPLSLNNGIDPSRHYIVLDIEGTTTPISFVTDVLFPYARDNVGRHLELTYDTAETQDDIKLLQAQVCEDLENDVNGAIPIPSDGEKEDVIGALVANVEAMIKADRKITSLKQLQGHIWQTGFQNNEIEGIVFDDVPEALEKWHALGIKVYIYSSGSRLAQRLLFGNTTFGDLRKYLSGFFDTTVGNKKETKSYVEITQSLGVDNPSEILFITDVYQEATAAKAAGLEVIISIRPGNGPLPENHGFKTIQSFSEI, from the exons ATGGCTTCTACATCACTGGCGTATTTGGAGAGCAGCAGGGTCAAAGGGACGAAGACCCTGATTTCTGAGCTGTGCCGCCAATTCTATCACCTGGGCTGGGTTTCCGGCACCGGCGGCAGCGTCGCGGTTAGAGTGCATGATGATTCCATTCCCAGGCAgcggcagcagcagcagcagcagcagcagcagcttaTTGTCATGTCTCCTTCAG GTGTGCAGAAGGAAAGAATGGAAAATGATGATATGTATGTGTTGTCTTCGAGTGGGTCAGTGCTGTCTGAACCATTAGCGAAGCCTTGGCCTTATAAGCCTCCCAAATGCTCTGACAGCAGTCCCGTGTTCTTGAAG gcATTTGAATTGCGTGATGCTGGTGCTGTTATCCACAGTCATGGGATGGAGTCTTGCCTTGTAACGATGATCAATCCATTGTCAAAAGAATTTCGG ATTACTCATATGGAAATGATAAAAGGAATTCAAGGTCATGGTTACTATGATGAACTTGTTGTTCCAATTATCGAGAATACTGCCCATGAAAGAGAACTTACAGATTCTATTTCTGAAGCA ATCAAAGCATATCCAAAAACCACTGCTGTGCTTGTTCGGAACCATGGAATATACATATGGGGTGATTCTTGGATCAGCGCTAAAACACAG GCTGAATGCTACCATTACCTCTTTGATGCTGCCATTAAACTCCATCAATTAGGATTGGACTGGTCAACTCCATCTCATGGCCCCATTCACCGTTTGAATGGAGTCGTGGGAAGCCATCAAAATGCAAACATATTTCCAAAGGCTGGCCCCCTTTCTTTAAATAATGGCATTGATCCATCAAGA CATTACATTGTACTTGACATAGAAGGAACCACTACTCCCATATCATTCGTCACGGATGTTCTCTTTCCATACGCTCGTGATAATGTGGGGAGGCATTTGGAACTGACGTATGACACTGCTGAAACTCAAGATGATATTAAGCTACTACAAGCTCAA GTATGTGAAGATCTAGAAAATGATGTTAATGGTGCAATTCCCATCCCATCTGATGGTGAGAAAGAGGACGTAATTGGGGCTTTGGTAGCTAATGTTGAGGCAATGATCAAAGCTGACAGAAAAATAACTTCCTTGAAACAATTACAA GGTCATATATGGCAAACTGGATTTCAAAATAATGAGATAGAGGGAATCGTTTTTGATGATGTACCTGAGGCTCTAGAAAAATGGCACGCTCTTGGGATTAAG gtatatatatattccaGTGGAAGCAGATTGGCACAAAGGCTCCTGTTTGGTAACACAACTTTTGGTGATCTCAGAAAGTACTTGTCTGGATTTTTTGATACTACAGTGGG TAACAAGAAAGAAACAAAAAGCTACGTTGAAATCACTCAATCTTTGGGGGTTGATAATCCATCAGAGATCTTATTCATTACTGATGTCTATCAAGAAGCTACAGCAGCAAAAGCAGCAG GTTTGGAAGTGATCATTTCTATTCGACCAGGAAACGGACCTTTACCAGAGAATCATGGCTTCAAGACCATCCAGTCATTTTCAGAAATATGA